The following are from one region of the Microbacterium sp. cx-55 genome:
- the aceE gene encoding pyruvate dehydrogenase (acetyl-transferring), homodimeric type, with amino-acid sequence MTVHDQDPYSQGPQDSDPEETAEWQESLQQLVDARGHARGREIMLSLLKSSRDLHLGVPMVPTTDYINTIAPENEAEFPGDEEIERRYRAWIRWNAAMTVHRAQRPGIGVGGHISTYASSAALYEVGFNHFFRAADHPGGGDQIFFQGHASPGMYARSFLEGRLTEQQLDGFRQEKSAGANGLPSYPHPRLMPDYWQFPTVSMGLGPINAIYQAMTNKYLTNRGVKDLSDSRVWAFLGDGEMDEVESRGQLQVAANEGLDNLTFVVNCNLQRLDGPVRGNGKIIQELESYFRGAGWNVIKVIWGREWDELLARDSDGALRNLMNVTPDGDFQTYKTENGAYVREHFFGRDERSAALVKDYSDEQIWNLKRGGHDYRKVYSAFKAAVEHKGQPTVILAHTIKGYGLGPHFEGRNATHQMKKMTLDDLKHFRDAMHIPVTDAQLEENPYTPPYYNPGAQDETIQYMLERRRELGGFLPERRSTHVGLTLPDDKAYALPKKGSGTQEVATTMAFVRLLKDLLRVKDFGNRIVPIIPDEARTFGMDAYFPTAKIYNPNGQNYTSVDRELLLAYKESPQGQIMHVGINEAGAVAAFTATATSYATHGEPLIPVYVFYSMFGFQRTGDAQWAAGDQMSRGFIIGATAGRTTLTGEGLQHADGHSHLLASTNPATVSYDPAYGYEIAHIVRSGIERMYGGEHSDPNVMYYITVYNEPIVQPAEPEGVDVEGIVRGIHRISEGSGNGHRAQILASGVGVPWALEAQQLLRDDWGVSADVWSVTSWTELRRDGLAADEHTFLNPSDEPRTAYVTEKLRDAQGPVVAVSDFMHAVQDQIRQWVPNRYLTLGAEGFGFSDTRAAARRFFKIDGPSVVVRTLQGLAEEGVIDRSVIAQAIEKYRLNDVTAGTSGNAGGES; translated from the coding sequence GTGACTGTCCACGATCAGGATCCGTACTCGCAGGGCCCGCAAGACAGCGACCCCGAAGAGACCGCCGAATGGCAGGAATCCCTCCAACAGCTCGTCGATGCGCGGGGGCACGCTCGCGGTCGCGAGATCATGCTCAGCCTTCTCAAGAGCTCCCGTGATCTGCACCTCGGTGTGCCGATGGTTCCGACCACCGACTACATCAACACGATCGCGCCCGAGAACGAGGCCGAGTTCCCCGGCGACGAAGAGATCGAGCGCCGCTACCGCGCCTGGATCCGCTGGAACGCAGCCATGACGGTGCACCGGGCACAGCGCCCCGGCATCGGGGTCGGCGGCCACATTTCGACGTACGCGTCGTCCGCCGCGCTCTACGAGGTCGGCTTCAACCACTTCTTCCGTGCGGCCGACCACCCCGGTGGCGGCGACCAGATCTTCTTCCAGGGCCATGCCTCCCCCGGTATGTACGCCCGGTCCTTCCTCGAAGGTCGCCTGACCGAGCAGCAGCTCGACGGCTTCCGTCAGGAGAAGTCCGCCGGCGCGAACGGTCTCCCGTCGTACCCGCATCCTCGCCTGATGCCGGACTACTGGCAGTTCCCGACCGTGTCGATGGGCCTCGGCCCGATCAACGCGATCTACCAGGCGATGACCAACAAGTACCTCACCAACCGTGGCGTGAAGGACCTGTCCGACTCGCGCGTCTGGGCCTTCCTGGGCGACGGCGAGATGGACGAGGTCGAGAGCCGCGGTCAGCTCCAGGTCGCCGCGAACGAGGGTCTCGACAACCTCACGTTCGTCGTCAACTGCAACCTGCAGCGACTCGACGGCCCGGTGCGCGGTAACGGCAAGATCATCCAGGAGCTCGAGAGCTACTTCCGCGGCGCGGGCTGGAACGTCATCAAGGTCATCTGGGGCCGCGAATGGGACGAGCTGCTCGCCCGCGACTCCGACGGCGCTCTCCGTAACCTCATGAACGTCACTCCGGATGGTGACTTCCAGACGTACAAGACCGAGAACGGCGCGTACGTCCGCGAGCACTTCTTCGGACGGGACGAGCGCAGCGCCGCCCTGGTCAAGGACTACTCCGACGAGCAGATCTGGAACCTGAAGCGCGGCGGACACGACTACCGCAAGGTCTACTCGGCCTTCAAGGCCGCCGTCGAGCACAAGGGCCAGCCGACCGTCATCCTCGCGCACACCATCAAGGGCTACGGCCTGGGTCCGCACTTCGAGGGCCGCAACGCGACCCACCAGATGAAGAAGATGACCCTCGACGACCTGAAGCACTTCCGCGACGCGATGCACATCCCGGTCACGGACGCGCAGCTCGAAGAGAACCCGTACACCCCGCCGTACTACAACCCCGGCGCCCAGGACGAGACGATCCAGTACATGCTGGAGCGCCGTCGCGAGCTCGGCGGATTCCTGCCCGAGCGGCGCTCGACGCACGTCGGCCTCACCCTGCCGGACGACAAGGCGTACGCGCTGCCGAAGAAGGGTTCTGGCACGCAGGAGGTCGCCACCACGATGGCGTTCGTCCGCCTGCTGAAGGACCTGCTCCGCGTCAAGGACTTCGGCAACCGGATCGTGCCGATCATCCCGGATGAGGCACGCACCTTCGGTATGGACGCGTACTTCCCGACCGCCAAGATCTACAACCCGAACGGCCAGAACTACACCTCGGTCGACCGGGAGCTGCTGCTCGCCTACAAGGAGAGCCCGCAGGGTCAGATCATGCACGTCGGCATCAACGAGGCCGGCGCGGTCGCCGCGTTCACCGCGACCGCGACGTCGTACGCGACGCACGGCGAGCCGCTCATCCCGGTCTACGTCTTCTACTCGATGTTCGGCTTCCAGCGCACGGGCGACGCCCAGTGGGCGGCGGGCGACCAGATGTCGCGCGGATTCATCATCGGCGCGACGGCCGGCCGCACCACTCTGACGGGTGAAGGGCTCCAGCACGCGGACGGACACTCGCACCTGCTGGCGTCCACGAACCCGGCCACGGTTTCGTACGACCCGGCCTACGGTTACGAGATCGCGCACATCGTGCGGTCCGGAATCGAGCGGATGTACGGCGGCGAGCACTCCGACCCGAACGTCATGTACTACATCACCGTGTACAACGAGCCGATCGTGCAGCCCGCGGAACCCGAGGGCGTGGACGTCGAGGGCATCGTCCGCGGCATCCACCGCATCTCCGAAGGCTCCGGCAACGGACACCGCGCGCAGATCCTCGCGTCGGGTGTCGGAGTGCCGTGGGCGCTCGAGGCGCAGCAGTTGCTGCGTGACGACTGGGGCGTCTCGGCGGATGTCTGGTCGGTCACCTCGTGGACCGAACTGCGCCGTGACGGCCTCGCCGCCGACGAGCACACGTTCCTGAACCCGTCCGACGAGCCACGGACCGCCTACGTGACGGAGAAGCTGCGCGATGCGCAGGGACCGGTTGTCGCGGTCAGCGACTTCATGCACGCCGTGCAGGACCAGATCCGCCAGTGGGTGCCGAACCGGTACCTGACGCTCGGCGCCGAGGGTTTCGGTTTCTCGGACACGCGCGCCGCTGCCCGCCGGTTCTTCAAGATCGACGGCCCGTCGGTCGTGGTCCGCACCCTGCAGGGCCTGGCCGAAGAAGGCGTCATCGATCGCTCCGTCATCGCCCAGGCAATTGAAAAGTACCGCCTGAACGACGTCACCGCCGGCACCTCCGGGAACGCGGGCGGCGAGAGCTGA
- a CDS encoding zinc ribbon domain-containing protein — MNAAPADQLRLLDLAATDTRRTQADAARRNPPQAPRLRELAADRQALARELGQRQGTVDDLQAELRRIESDVAVVDARRARDNELMRTTSSAKDATAIEHELASLQRRKDDLEETQLDLMERLEAAQAAVDDQQAVITAASDEYALLASAAEQHIAEAAARLEQLTRDRAAVASGIPAALVTLYDKLHERSAGAALVQARTCLGCHMMLTGSDLNVIRQAAEDAVVTCPQCDCILVRTPESGL, encoded by the coding sequence GTGAATGCCGCCCCTGCCGATCAGCTTCGTCTTCTGGATCTCGCCGCCACCGACACACGCCGGACGCAGGCGGATGCCGCGCGGCGCAACCCCCCGCAGGCTCCCCGGCTGCGCGAGCTCGCCGCCGACCGTCAGGCGCTCGCCCGCGAGCTCGGTCAGAGACAGGGGACCGTCGACGATCTGCAGGCGGAACTGCGCCGCATCGAATCCGACGTCGCCGTCGTTGACGCGCGACGCGCGCGTGACAACGAGTTGATGCGCACGACGTCGAGCGCGAAGGACGCGACGGCGATCGAGCACGAGCTCGCGTCGCTGCAGCGCCGTAAAGACGACCTCGAAGAGACACAGCTCGATCTGATGGAGCGTCTCGAGGCGGCCCAGGCGGCGGTCGACGATCAGCAGGCGGTCATCACCGCGGCGTCGGATGAATACGCGCTTCTGGCGAGCGCTGCCGAGCAGCACATCGCCGAAGCTGCGGCCCGCCTCGAGCAGCTGACCCGCGATCGCGCGGCCGTGGCCTCGGGCATTCCTGCGGCCCTCGTCACGCTCTACGACAAACTGCACGAGCGGAGCGCAGGGGCAGCGCTCGTGCAGGCGCGTACCTGTCTCGGTTGCCACATGATGCTGACCGGCAGCGATCTGAACGTCATCCGCCAGGCGGCTGAGGATGCGGTGGTCACCTGCCCGCAGTGCGACTGCATCCTGGTACGTACCCCCGAGTCCGGGCTCTGA
- a CDS encoding aliphatic sulfonate ABC transporter substrate-binding protein produces MSLSRRALGFTAGVALAALALTGCVAGEDSPAEPAASGASAEGTTLRLDWATYNPLSLIVKDQGWLEEEGYTVEWVQSLGSSKANEALRAGAIDFGSTAGSAALLARANGAPQQIVDVVAQPEWAALVVPAGSDISSVEDLKGKRIAAALGTDPYFFLVQALEEAGLSVDDVTVENLLHADGWAALQSGSVDAWSGLDPIMATAEASGATLAYRNLDFNSYSVLNASEDIITQNPDAVQDVVDAYERARAWALENPEDTAQILADAASIDLAVAQKVIDEREGLDTDPVPGDALNKVLAPIGAIQVSLGDVADQAAIDKALETLFAPQFAENAAG; encoded by the coding sequence ATGTCTCTGTCCCGTCGCGCACTCGGCTTCACCGCCGGTGTCGCTCTCGCCGCGCTCGCTCTCACGGGCTGCGTCGCCGGCGAAGACTCTCCCGCCGAGCCGGCCGCATCCGGTGCCTCTGCCGAAGGAACCACCCTCCGGCTCGATTGGGCGACCTACAACCCGCTCAGCCTGATCGTGAAGGACCAGGGCTGGCTCGAGGAGGAGGGCTACACCGTCGAATGGGTTCAGTCGCTCGGGTCCTCGAAGGCCAACGAAGCCCTCCGCGCCGGCGCGATCGACTTCGGTTCGACGGCGGGCTCGGCGGCGCTCCTCGCCCGCGCGAACGGCGCACCGCAGCAGATCGTCGACGTCGTCGCACAGCCCGAATGGGCCGCGCTCGTCGTGCCGGCAGGCTCCGACATCAGCTCCGTCGAGGACCTCAAGGGCAAGCGCATCGCGGCAGCGCTCGGCACCGACCCGTACTTCTTCCTCGTGCAGGCGCTCGAGGAAGCCGGTCTGTCGGTCGACGACGTGACCGTCGAGAACCTGCTGCACGCAGACGGCTGGGCAGCTCTGCAGTCCGGTTCGGTCGACGCGTGGTCGGGCCTCGACCCGATCATGGCGACCGCTGAGGCGAGCGGCGCGACGCTCGCGTACCGGAACCTGGACTTCAACTCCTACAGCGTGCTGAACGCGAGCGAGGACATCATCACGCAGAACCCGGATGCGGTCCAGGACGTCGTCGACGCCTACGAACGTGCCCGCGCCTGGGCCCTCGAGAACCCGGAGGACACGGCGCAGATCCTCGCCGACGCCGCATCCATCGATCTCGCGGTCGCCCAGAAGGTCATCGACGAGCGCGAGGGCCTCGACACCGACCCGGTTCCCGGCGATGCCCTGAACAAGGTGCTTGCGCCGATCGGCGCGATCCAGGTGTCGCTCGGTGATGTGGCAGATCAGGCGGCCATCGACAAGGCGCTCGAGACGCTGTTCGCCCCGCAGTTCGCGGAGAACGCTGCCGGCTGA
- a CDS encoding ABC transporter ATP-binding protein, protein MTAALTDIPTTGSREVPAARLRFRGLGRTFGTHVVLSDIDLEVQPGELVAILGASGSGKSTLLRIAGGLDRASTGDVLIDDDPVTGIDARIAVGFQEPRLLPWRSVAENIALGLPRGLPRAERDARIADLLDLIGLTDFASHRPRQISGGMAQRTSLARALARRPGVLLLDEPFGALDALTRLRMQDLLLSVLAEAPTTTLLVTHDVDEALQLADRIIVLGLQDGVAGAGIQQLLTVPGDRPRDRGSAKLAEMRADLLGALGIDRHAH, encoded by the coding sequence ATGACCGCCGCTCTCACCGACATCCCGACAACCGGATCCCGCGAGGTTCCGGCCGCGCGGCTCCGATTCCGCGGACTCGGCCGGACGTTCGGTACACACGTCGTGCTGTCCGACATCGACCTCGAGGTCCAGCCGGGCGAGCTCGTCGCCATCCTCGGAGCCTCCGGTTCCGGAAAGTCGACGCTTCTTCGCATCGCGGGCGGACTCGACCGCGCGAGCACCGGCGACGTTCTGATCGACGACGACCCGGTGACGGGGATCGACGCGCGAATCGCGGTCGGGTTCCAGGAACCGCGCCTGCTCCCCTGGCGGTCGGTCGCCGAGAACATCGCTCTCGGCCTGCCGCGCGGGCTGCCCCGCGCCGAGCGCGACGCCAGGATCGCCGACCTCCTCGACCTCATCGGCCTCACCGACTTCGCCTCCCATCGTCCCCGCCAGATCTCCGGTGGCATGGCGCAGCGCACCTCCCTCGCGCGCGCTCTCGCGCGGCGCCCGGGCGTGCTGCTCCTCGACGAACCGTTCGGCGCGCTCGACGCGCTCACTCGGCTCCGGATGCAGGATCTCCTCCTGTCGGTGCTCGCCGAGGCGCCGACCACGACACTCCTGGTGACGCACGACGTCGACGAAGCCCTGCAGTTGGCCGACCGCATCATCGTGCTCGGGTTGCAGGACGGCGTCGCCGGCGCCGGCATCCAGCAACTCCTCACCGTTCCCGGCGACCGCCCGCGCGACCGCGGGTCGGCGAAGTTGGCCGAGATGCGCGCTGACCTGCTCGGCGCTCTCGGTATCGACCGTCACGCTCATTGA
- a CDS encoding ABC transporter permease, whose translation MSTTGTKPARDSAEPRTGRGLLARPGVRVIVGAVVPVVLIVVWFFLTLPGDPIVPPYKFPSPAAVIQAGVDLAERGELWQFTAISLQRVIIGFAVGALLGIALGGLIGLSRFWDAALSPTLGVVRAVPSLAWIPLLIVWFLIGEQSKIILIAIGAFFPVFTTVSMALRHVDPHLVELGRSFGFGGLRLFFTVQLPAVLPSLFSGLRLALVQAWLFLVAAELLGASMGLGFLLLRGQNNGRVDQIVLAIILLAVLGKLTDSLLAVVQKWAVRRWG comes from the coding sequence ATGAGCACGACCGGCACGAAGCCCGCACGAGACTCCGCAGAGCCCCGAACCGGACGAGGACTCCTCGCCCGACCGGGCGTGCGAGTGATCGTCGGCGCGGTCGTGCCGGTCGTGCTCATCGTCGTGTGGTTCTTCCTCACGCTGCCCGGCGACCCGATCGTCCCCCCGTACAAGTTCCCCAGCCCCGCGGCCGTCATTCAGGCGGGCGTCGACCTCGCTGAACGGGGTGAACTCTGGCAGTTCACCGCCATCTCGTTGCAGCGCGTGATCATCGGGTTCGCCGTGGGCGCGCTTCTGGGTATCGCACTCGGCGGTCTCATCGGCCTATCCAGGTTCTGGGATGCAGCGCTCTCGCCGACGCTGGGAGTTGTGCGAGCCGTCCCGAGCCTCGCCTGGATTCCGCTCCTGATCGTGTGGTTCTTGATCGGAGAGCAGTCCAAGATCATCCTGATCGCGATCGGCGCGTTCTTCCCTGTCTTCACGACGGTTTCGATGGCCCTCCGCCACGTCGACCCGCACCTGGTCGAACTCGGCCGGTCGTTCGGCTTCGGAGGTCTCCGGCTCTTCTTCACGGTGCAGTTGCCTGCCGTGCTCCCCTCGCTCTTCTCCGGTCTCCGTCTGGCGCTCGTGCAGGCCTGGCTGTTCCTCGTTGCGGCCGAGTTGCTCGGCGCGTCGATGGGACTCGGGTTCCTGCTCTTGCGTGGGCAGAACAACGGCCGCGTCGACCAGATCGTGCTCGCCATCATCCTGTTGGCCGTGCTCGGAAAGCTCACCGACTCGCTTCTCGCCGTCGTGCAGAAGTGGGCCGTGCGGCGCTGGGGCTGA